Proteins found in one Microcella daejeonensis genomic segment:
- a CDS encoding response regulator, with product MIRVLIVDDEPLVAAAHEQYLGRLDGFVVVGVAHSAAEALALLARGLETGATADLLLLDVGLPDANGLDLARRLRQSRIDVDIIAVTAVRDRASVQAAVAVGAAHYLIKPFGFAAFRDKLEQYARYRARLGTAAGSATQEEVDELLAALRAPARSSLPKGLSAPTLDLVSAHLDSREEAVSAAEAAEALALSRVTARRYLEHLADTGVLQREPRYGSPGRPEVAYRRRGA from the coding sequence GTGATCCGCGTGCTCATCGTGGACGACGAGCCCCTCGTCGCCGCCGCCCACGAGCAGTACCTCGGCCGTCTCGACGGCTTCGTCGTCGTCGGGGTCGCACACAGCGCTGCCGAGGCGCTCGCGCTGCTCGCCCGCGGGCTCGAGACGGGCGCGACCGCCGACCTGCTGCTGCTCGACGTCGGGCTGCCCGATGCCAACGGCCTCGACCTCGCCCGGCGACTGCGGCAATCGCGGATCGACGTCGACATCATCGCCGTGACCGCCGTACGCGACCGCGCCTCCGTGCAGGCGGCGGTCGCCGTGGGCGCGGCGCACTACCTGATCAAGCCGTTCGGCTTCGCGGCCTTCCGCGACAAGCTCGAGCAGTACGCCCGCTACCGCGCCCGACTCGGCACCGCGGCCGGCAGCGCCACCCAGGAGGAGGTGGACGAGCTGCTCGCAGCGCTGCGGGCCCCCGCGCGGTCGAGCCTGCCCAAAGGGCTCTCGGCCCCGACGCTCGACCTCGTCTCGGCCCACCTCGACTCGCGCGAGGAGGCGGTCTCGGCCGCCGAGGCCGCCGAGGCGCTCGCCCTGTCGCGCGTGACCGCCCGTCGGTATCTCGAGCACCTCGCCGATACCGGGGTGCTGCAGCGCGAACCCCGCTACGGCTCCCCCGGCAGGCCCGAGGTCGCCTACCGCCGGCGCGGCGCCTGA
- a CDS encoding YbhB/YbcL family Raf kinase inhibitor-like protein, whose protein sequence is MTNDPMWRMPEVPAFTLTSPDVAEGERLPDWARSGIAGAGGDDRSPALEWSGAPEGTQSYVVTMYDPDAPTGSGWWHWTVYNIPATTTSLPANAGDPAAGLLPEGAVTVANELRLERFLGAAPPSGHGEHRYVFAVSALDVPSIEVPEGATPALVGFILRDHIIGRALLTATQSTD, encoded by the coding sequence ATGACGAACGACCCGATGTGGCGCATGCCCGAGGTGCCCGCCTTCACACTCACCAGCCCCGACGTCGCCGAGGGCGAGCGACTGCCCGACTGGGCGCGCTCCGGCATCGCGGGCGCGGGCGGCGACGACCGCTCCCCTGCCCTGGAGTGGAGCGGCGCGCCCGAGGGCACGCAGAGCTACGTCGTGACGATGTACGACCCCGACGCTCCGACCGGCAGCGGCTGGTGGCACTGGACGGTCTACAACATCCCGGCGACCACGACCTCCCTGCCGGCGAACGCCGGCGACCCCGCGGCGGGCCTGCTGCCCGAGGGAGCCGTCACCGTGGCCAACGAGCTCCGGCTCGAGCGGTTCCTCGGCGCCGCCCCGCCCTCGGGCCACGGCGAGCACCGCTACGTCTTCGCGGTCAGCGCTCTCGACGTGCCGAGCATCGAGGTGCCGGAGGGGGCGACGCCCGCCCTGGTCGGGTTCATCCTGCGCGACCACATCATCGGTCGCGCGCTGCTGACGGCCACGCAGAGCACCGACTGA
- a CDS encoding bacteriorhodopsin yields MDFQIVQAFFMLGFVAMAAGTVWFVLERNDLKPELRSVATYAAVITFVAAILYYVMKDVVQFPGGAITADDVEATAPLRYIDWLITTPLLLIEFVLIVALAGAVKKGLLTKIVIADIIMIVTGYLGEMGEPGSVANVIYFVISSAAWIYIIFVILKINVSGAPDHVQSAVRIMRLFVIIGWAIYPIGTALQEFLEIGGADIAIAASVAACIYVVADVVNKVGFGIIAVNAAKKSSVARQLEPSA; encoded by the coding sequence ATGGATTTCCAAATCGTGCAGGCCTTCTTCATGTTGGGGTTCGTGGCGATGGCCGCGGGGACCGTCTGGTTCGTGCTCGAGCGCAACGATCTCAAGCCCGAGCTGCGGTCGGTCGCGACCTACGCCGCCGTGATCACCTTCGTCGCGGCGATCCTCTACTACGTCATGAAGGACGTCGTGCAGTTCCCGGGCGGCGCCATCACCGCCGATGACGTCGAGGCGACCGCGCCGCTGCGGTACATCGACTGGCTCATCACCACGCCGCTGCTGCTCATCGAGTTCGTGCTCATCGTCGCGCTCGCGGGCGCGGTCAAGAAGGGCCTGCTGACGAAGATCGTCATCGCCGACATCATCATGATCGTCACCGGGTACCTCGGCGAGATGGGCGAGCCCGGCTCGGTCGCGAACGTCATCTACTTCGTCATCTCGTCGGCCGCGTGGATCTACATCATCTTCGTCATCCTGAAGATCAACGTCTCCGGGGCCCCGGACCACGTGCAGAGCGCCGTTCGCATCATGCGGCTCTTCGTGATCATCGGATGGGCGATCTACCCGATCGGCACCGCGCTGCAGGAGTTCCTGGAGATCGGCGGCGCCGATATCGCGATCGCGGCGAGCGTCGCGGCCTGCATCTACGTCGTGGCCGACGTGGTGAACAAGGTCGGCTTCGGCATCATCGCGGTCAACGCGGCCAAGAAGTCCTCGGTCGCCCGTCAGCTGGAGCCCTCGGCCTAG
- a CDS encoding sensor histidine kinase, which produces MVRRRDRSVAGRVFGLQVLAALLVALVLTVVLAVDARRAVGDDAARVSLAVASTIAADPAVREALQEPDPSARLQPYALAAITAAEVDFVTVMSPEGLRYTHPDPAQIGRPFLGTIAGAVAGGTVTETYTGTLGPSVRAVVPVLDDAGVIGLVAAGVTTREISEDLAPRIPFVIAVGLVVIAVGAIAAALTRRSLRRSTGDLDAEGMRTMVRFYESVLHAVREGVVLTDDRGRVVLYNDEAAELLGIEAAGEHPAPRKPAELGIDAGIAALLTTGRRVVEESHVAGARVLLLNQESAPGAPSDGGRSPAVMTMRDQSVLQELVGELESVRTVSEALRAQAHEHANTLHTVLSLVEMGRGDEVAGLVGESVRASQGLVDATLVPDEDPVLTAVLLGKAAIASERGAALELDREEGVALPLSPSDTVSLVGNLVDNALEACLRGAPPHRVVVRLDRVNEGVRLAVADSGPGVAPEIAERVFDAGVSTKTDAGPGHGLGLAAVRGIVERAGGAVAFRPRRPTTVDVILPEARS; this is translated from the coding sequence ATGGTGCGCAGGCGGGATCGCTCGGTCGCCGGGCGGGTGTTCGGCCTGCAGGTGCTCGCCGCCCTCCTCGTCGCCCTCGTGCTGACCGTGGTGCTCGCCGTCGACGCGCGCCGCGCGGTCGGCGACGACGCCGCGCGCGTGAGCCTCGCGGTGGCGAGCACGATCGCCGCGGATCCGGCCGTGCGCGAGGCGCTGCAGGAGCCGGACCCCTCCGCGCGGCTGCAGCCGTACGCCCTGGCCGCCATCACCGCCGCCGAGGTGGACTTCGTGACGGTGATGAGCCCCGAGGGGCTCCGGTACACGCATCCCGACCCCGCTCAGATCGGTCGCCCCTTCCTCGGGACCATCGCCGGAGCGGTGGCCGGAGGAACGGTCACCGAGACCTACACCGGCACCCTCGGGCCATCCGTGCGGGCGGTCGTGCCCGTGCTCGACGACGCCGGTGTGATCGGCCTCGTGGCGGCGGGGGTGACGACGCGCGAGATCAGCGAGGACCTCGCGCCGCGCATCCCGTTCGTGATCGCGGTGGGCCTCGTCGTGATCGCCGTGGGCGCGATCGCCGCGGCCCTCACGAGGCGCTCGCTGCGGCGCAGCACGGGCGACCTCGACGCGGAGGGCATGCGCACGATGGTGCGCTTCTACGAGTCGGTGCTGCACGCGGTGCGCGAAGGGGTCGTGCTCACCGATGATCGCGGGCGGGTGGTGCTCTACAACGACGAGGCCGCCGAGCTGCTGGGCATCGAGGCCGCGGGAGAGCATCCCGCCCCGCGGAAGCCGGCGGAGCTGGGCATCGATGCCGGCATCGCCGCCCTTCTGACCACGGGCCGACGCGTCGTGGAGGAGAGCCACGTGGCGGGGGCGCGGGTTCTGCTGCTCAACCAGGAGAGCGCTCCCGGTGCGCCGAGCGACGGAGGACGCTCCCCCGCCGTGATGACCATGCGCGACCAGAGCGTGCTGCAGGAGCTCGTCGGCGAGCTGGAATCGGTGCGCACCGTGAGCGAGGCGCTGCGCGCGCAGGCGCACGAGCACGCCAACACCCTGCACACCGTCCTCTCGCTCGTCGAGATGGGCAGGGGCGACGAGGTGGCCGGCCTCGTCGGCGAGTCGGTGCGCGCCAGTCAGGGCCTGGTCGACGCCACGCTCGTCCCCGACGAGGATCCCGTTCTGACCGCGGTGCTGCTGGGCAAGGCCGCGATCGCGAGCGAGCGCGGCGCGGCGCTCGAGCTCGACCGCGAGGAGGGGGTCGCCCTGCCGCTCTCCCCCTCCGACACCGTCTCGCTCGTCGGCAATCTCGTCGACAACGCCCTCGAGGCCTGCCTGCGCGGCGCGCCGCCCCACCGCGTGGTCGTGCGGCTCGACCGCGTGAACGAGGGCGTGCGCCTCGCCGTCGCCGACAGCGGACCGGGTGTGGCGCCGGAGATCGCCGAGCGGGTGTTCGACGCGGGGGTGAGCACGAAGACGGATGCCGGACCGGGGCACGGGCTCGGCCTCGCCGCCGTGCGCGGCATCGTCGAGCGCGCGGGAGGCGCCGTCGCCTTCCGCCCCAGACGACCGACCACCGTCGACGTGATCCTGCCGGAGGCGCGCTCGTGA
- a CDS encoding ABC transporter permease subunit: protein MSILPLARRDLVEGRRGLLGWALGLTAVTSLYLPLYPSIGGNPEFAAVIEGLPPELVQTLNYDDILSGAGYTQGTVYGLLGFVLLVIAATAWGSAAIAGDEERGGLELVLAHGVSRERVLLERGLVVLLKLVLLVTLVTALVAVYSTAFDLGVDAGGLVGGGLALLLLSTLSGAAALGAGAATGRRILAIAGGAGVAVIGYALNALGNQSADLEWVGALSPYSWAFGEEPLRNGVDLGGLALLLALSVLAVVIGMLVLRRRDIGR from the coding sequence GTGAGCATCCTGCCCCTCGCCCGTCGCGACCTCGTCGAGGGCCGACGCGGACTGCTCGGCTGGGCGCTCGGGTTGACCGCCGTCACCTCGCTCTACCTGCCTCTCTACCCCTCGATCGGCGGCAATCCCGAGTTCGCCGCTGTGATCGAGGGTCTGCCGCCCGAGCTCGTGCAGACGCTCAACTACGACGACATCCTCTCGGGCGCCGGGTACACCCAGGGCACGGTCTACGGTCTGCTCGGCTTCGTGCTGCTCGTCATCGCCGCGACGGCCTGGGGCTCGGCCGCGATCGCCGGCGACGAGGAGCGCGGCGGTCTCGAGCTCGTGCTCGCGCACGGCGTCAGCCGCGAGCGCGTGCTGCTCGAGCGCGGTCTCGTCGTGCTGCTGAAGCTCGTGCTGCTCGTGACGCTCGTCACGGCCCTCGTCGCCGTGTACTCGACCGCGTTCGACCTGGGCGTCGACGCGGGAGGCCTCGTCGGCGGCGGGCTCGCGCTGCTGCTGCTGAGCACCCTCAGCGGGGCGGCGGCGCTCGGAGCGGGAGCGGCGACCGGGCGGCGCATTCTCGCCATCGCGGGAGGCGCGGGCGTCGCCGTGATCGGCTACGCGCTCAACGCCCTCGGCAACCAGAGCGCCGACCTGGAGTGGGTCGGCGCGCTCTCGCCCTACTCGTGGGCCTTCGGCGAGGAGCCGCTGCGGAACGGCGTCGACCTCGGCGGGCTCGCGCTGCTGCTCGCGCTCTCCGTGCTCGCGGTCGTCATCGGGATGCTCGTGCTGCGCCGCCGCGACATCGGCCGCTGA
- a CDS encoding ABC transporter ATP-binding protein, which translates to MTSAIAITSLTKRFGRHTVLDGIDLAVETGRVVGLIGPNGAGKTTTMRTLVDIVRPTSGTVRVLGVDPRTGGAAQRRRIGYLPGELAMDSRQTARSVLAHYAALDGASGAPARIVELAARLGLDLDRPARALSKGNKQKVGVIQAFAHDPELLVLDEPTSGLDPLVQQEFLRIVREARDAGRTVLLSSHVISEIAHVADEVAVLREGRVVARSSIAALRAAAPREVRVRVDPAHHDALLRRIAAVPGLELARRRADDPEGGASGTLSGEIGAFVAALSGLAVRDLVVQEPDLERAVLAYYGPERAVGDGSAP; encoded by the coding sequence ATGACGTCCGCGATCGCGATCACCTCGCTCACCAAGCGGTTCGGCCGGCACACCGTGCTCGACGGCATCGATCTCGCGGTCGAGACCGGGCGCGTGGTCGGGCTCATCGGGCCGAACGGCGCCGGCAAGACGACGACCATGCGAACCCTCGTCGACATCGTGCGGCCGACGAGCGGCACCGTCCGGGTGCTCGGTGTCGACCCGCGCACGGGCGGCGCGGCGCAGCGCCGCCGCATCGGCTACCTCCCCGGCGAGCTCGCGATGGACTCCCGCCAGACGGCCCGCAGCGTGCTCGCGCACTACGCCGCGCTCGACGGCGCCTCCGGCGCCCCCGCGCGCATCGTCGAGCTCGCCGCGCGGCTCGGACTCGACCTCGACCGCCCGGCCCGCGCGCTCAGCAAGGGCAATAAGCAGAAGGTGGGCGTCATCCAGGCCTTCGCGCACGACCCCGAGCTGCTCGTCCTCGACGAGCCGACGAGCGGGCTCGATCCGCTCGTGCAGCAGGAGTTCCTCCGCATCGTGCGGGAGGCGCGCGATGCGGGCCGGACCGTGCTGCTGAGCTCGCACGTGATCAGCGAGATCGCCCACGTCGCCGACGAGGTCGCCGTGCTGCGGGAGGGCCGGGTCGTCGCCCGCAGCAGCATCGCCGCGCTGCGGGCGGCGGCGCCGCGCGAGGTGCGCGTGCGCGTCGACCCCGCGCACCACGACGCGCTGCTGCGGCGCATCGCGGCGGTGCCCGGGCTCGAGCTCGCGCGACGCCGCGCCGATGATCCCGAGGGCGGGGCGAGCGGCACCCTCTCGGGCGAGATCGGCGCCTTCGTCGCGGCGCTCTCCGGGCTCGCCGTGCGCGACCTCGTGGTGCAGGAGCCCGACCTCGAGCGCGCGGTGCTCGCCTACTACGGCCCCGAGCGGGCCGTCGGCGACGGGAGCGCGCCGTGA
- a CDS encoding polyribonucleotide nucleotidyltransferase: MEGPEIKFAETVLDNGKYGTRTVRFETGRLAQQAQGAVAAYLDEETMLLSATSAGKHPREGFDFFPLTVDVEERSYAAGKIPGSFFRREGRPSTEAILVCRLIDRPLRPTFIEGLRNEVQIVITVLSIAPDEFYDALAINAASASTQISGLPFSGPIASVRLALMPDNNGGGQWVAFPKHSQLAEAVFDIIVAGRVVTDANGEQDVAITMVEAEATEGSWNLIQGGAIKPNEAVVAEGLEAAKPFIKQLAQAQLELAAQSAKEIQDYPVFLSYSAELYSAVDEIARDELAGVYQIADKVERQTADDALKARVKVAVEGRIAAGELPEESLKDFGAAYKSVSKKIMRTRVLTEGVRIDGRGLADIRALDAEVQVIPRVHGSAIFQRGETQILGVTTLNMLKMEQQIDSLNPVTSKRYLHHYNFPPYSTGETGRVGSPKRREIGHGFLAERALVPVLPPREEFPYAIRQVSEAMSSNGSTSMGSVCASTLSLLNAGVPLRAPVAGIAMGLISDQVDGETRYAALTDILGAEDALGDMDFKVAGTSEFVTAIQLDTKLDGIPSSVLQGALGQAREARLAILDVMNQAIDAPDEMAPTAPRVISVQIPADKIGELIGPKGKTINSIQDETGAQISIEEDGTVYIGAVDGPSAEAARLRVNQIANPINPEVGEQYLGTVVKIAAFGAFVSLMPGKDGLLHISEVRKLAGGKRVDDVEDVLSVGQKILVEITKTDDRGKLSLSPVLAEGADGAEAAAAPAEGAEA, translated from the coding sequence ATGGAAGGTCCTGAAATCAAGTTCGCCGAGACCGTTCTCGACAACGGCAAGTACGGCACCCGCACGGTCCGCTTCGAGACCGGCCGCCTCGCGCAGCAGGCTCAGGGCGCCGTGGCCGCCTACCTCGACGAGGAGACCATGCTGCTGAGCGCGACGAGCGCCGGCAAGCACCCCCGCGAGGGCTTCGACTTCTTCCCCCTCACGGTGGACGTCGAGGAGCGCTCGTACGCCGCCGGCAAGATCCCCGGCTCGTTCTTCCGCCGCGAGGGCCGCCCCTCGACCGAGGCCATCCTCGTGTGCCGCCTGATCGACCGCCCCCTGCGCCCGACCTTCATCGAGGGTCTGCGCAACGAGGTGCAGATCGTCATCACGGTGCTGAGCATCGCGCCCGACGAGTTCTACGACGCGCTGGCCATCAACGCCGCCTCGGCGTCGACCCAGATCTCGGGCCTGCCCTTCAGCGGCCCGATCGCGAGCGTGCGCCTCGCGCTCATGCCCGACAACAACGGCGGCGGTCAGTGGGTCGCCTTCCCGAAGCACAGCCAGCTCGCCGAGGCCGTCTTCGACATCATCGTCGCCGGCCGCGTCGTCACCGATGCGAACGGCGAGCAGGACGTCGCGATCACCATGGTCGAGGCCGAGGCCACCGAGGGCAGCTGGAACCTCATCCAGGGCGGCGCCATCAAGCCCAACGAGGCCGTCGTGGCCGAGGGCCTCGAGGCCGCCAAGCCGTTCATCAAGCAGCTCGCGCAGGCGCAGCTCGAGCTCGCCGCGCAGAGCGCGAAGGAGATCCAGGACTACCCGGTCTTCCTCTCGTACAGCGCCGAGCTCTACAGCGCCGTCGACGAGATCGCGCGCGACGAGCTCGCCGGCGTCTACCAGATCGCCGACAAGGTCGAGCGTCAGACCGCCGACGACGCCCTCAAGGCGCGCGTCAAGGTCGCCGTCGAGGGCCGCATCGCCGCCGGCGAGCTGCCCGAGGAGTCGCTCAAGGACTTCGGCGCCGCGTACAAGTCGGTCTCGAAGAAGATCATGCGCACGCGCGTGCTCACCGAGGGCGTCCGCATCGACGGCCGCGGCCTGGCCGACATCCGGGCGCTCGACGCCGAGGTGCAGGTCATCCCGCGCGTGCACGGCTCCGCGATCTTCCAGCGCGGCGAGACGCAGATCCTCGGCGTCACCACGCTGAACATGCTCAAGATGGAGCAGCAGATCGACTCGCTCAACCCCGTGACGAGCAAGCGGTACCTGCACCACTACAACTTCCCGCCCTACTCGACCGGTGAGACCGGCCGCGTCGGCAGCCCCAAGCGTCGCGAGATCGGGCACGGCTTCCTCGCCGAGCGCGCCCTCGTGCCGGTGCTGCCCCCGCGCGAGGAGTTCCCCTACGCGATCCGTCAGGTCAGCGAGGCCATGAGCTCCAACGGCTCCACCTCGATGGGCTCGGTCTGCGCCTCGACCCTGTCGCTGCTCAACGCCGGCGTGCCCCTGCGCGCGCCCGTCGCGGGCATCGCCATGGGCCTCATCAGCGACCAGGTGGACGGCGAGACCCGCTACGCGGCCCTCACCGACATCCTCGGCGCCGAGGACGCCCTCGGCGACATGGACTTCAAGGTCGCCGGCACGAGCGAGTTCGTCACGGCCATCCAGCTCGACACCAAGCTCGACGGCATCCCGTCGTCGGTGCTGCAGGGTGCGCTCGGGCAGGCCCGCGAGGCCCGCCTCGCGATCCTCGACGTCATGAACCAGGCGATCGACGCCCCCGACGAGATGGCGCCGACCGCGCCCCGCGTCATCAGCGTGCAGATCCCGGCGGACAAGATCGGCGAGCTCATCGGCCCGAAGGGCAAGACGATCAACTCCATCCAGGACGAGACCGGCGCCCAGATCTCGATCGAGGAGGACGGCACGGTCTACATCGGCGCCGTCGACGGCCCCTCGGCCGAGGCCGCCCGCCTTCGGGTGAACCAGATCGCCAACCCGATCAACCCCGAGGTCGGCGAGCAGTACCTGGGCACGGTCGTCAAGATCGCCGCCTTCGGTGCCTTCGTCTCGCTCATGCCCGGCAAGGACGGCCTGCTCCACATCAGCGAGGTGCGCAAGCTCGCCGGCGGCAAGCGGGTCGACGACGTCGAGGATGTGCTCAGCGTGGGTCAGAAGATCCTCGTCGAGATCACGAAGACCGACGACCGCGGCAAGCTGTCGCTCTCGCCCGTGCTGGCCGAGGGCGCCGATGGCGCCGAGGCCGCCGCGGCTCCCGCGGAGGGCGCCGAGGCCTAG
- a CDS encoding cation:dicarboxylate symporter family transporter → MAKMLSRLRRIDRNHYLYIAVIVAVVAGAVVGIVAPEAGVALEPVGTGFVALIKMMIAPVIFCTIVIGVGSIAKAATVGKVGGLALGYFMLMSTFALAIGLVVGNILQPGEGLDIGSAEYEVTGEATSTTDFLLGIIPTTLVSSLVSGSILQVLFVALLVGFALQGLGRKGEPILDAIKSLQVLVFRVLAMILWVAPIGAFGAIAAVVGRTGAGALVSLATLMIGFYITCALFVVVVLGLLLRLVTGVNIFRLMKYLGREYLLIVGTSSSEAALPRLIAKMEHVGVSKPVVGITVPTGYSFNLDGTAIYLTMASLFIATALGTPLSIPEQIGLLVFMIVASKGAAGVTGAGLATLAGGLQTYRPDLVDGVGVIVGIDRFMSEARAVTNFTGNAVATLLIGTWTKEVDAEQVREVLAGRRPFDESAFSARDEHGAAESGAAADGADAPTTRELEQLVDGDARASGAGRR, encoded by the coding sequence ATGGCAAAGATGCTGAGCAGGCTGCGGCGGATCGACCGCAACCACTACCTGTACATCGCGGTGATCGTCGCCGTCGTCGCCGGGGCGGTCGTGGGCATCGTCGCGCCCGAGGCGGGCGTCGCGCTCGAGCCGGTGGGCACCGGCTTCGTCGCGCTCATCAAGATGATGATCGCCCCGGTCATCTTCTGCACGATCGTCATCGGCGTCGGCTCCATCGCGAAGGCCGCCACGGTGGGCAAGGTCGGCGGTCTCGCGCTCGGCTACTTCATGCTCATGTCGACCTTCGCCCTCGCGATCGGCCTGGTCGTCGGCAACATCCTGCAGCCGGGCGAGGGCCTCGACATCGGATCGGCCGAGTACGAGGTCACCGGGGAGGCGACCTCGACCACCGACTTCCTGCTCGGCATCATCCCGACCACGCTCGTCTCCTCCCTCGTCTCCGGCAGCATCCTGCAGGTGCTCTTCGTCGCTCTGCTGGTGGGCTTCGCCCTGCAGGGTCTCGGGCGCAAGGGCGAGCCGATCCTCGACGCGATCAAGAGCCTGCAGGTGCTCGTCTTCCGCGTTCTCGCGATGATCCTGTGGGTGGCGCCCATCGGCGCCTTCGGGGCGATCGCGGCGGTCGTCGGGCGCACCGGCGCCGGCGCCCTGGTGAGCCTCGCGACCCTCATGATCGGCTTCTACATCACGTGCGCGCTGTTCGTGGTCGTCGTGCTCGGTCTGCTGCTGCGTCTCGTGACGGGCGTCAACATCTTCCGGCTCATGAAGTACCTCGGCCGCGAGTACCTGCTCATCGTCGGCACCTCCTCCTCCGAGGCCGCGCTGCCGCGCCTCATCGCCAAGATGGAGCACGTCGGCGTCTCGAAGCCCGTCGTGGGCATCACCGTCCCGACCGGCTACTCGTTCAACCTCGACGGCACGGCGATCTACCTCACGATGGCGTCGCTGTTCATCGCCACGGCGCTCGGCACCCCGCTGAGCATCCCCGAGCAGATCGGTCTGCTGGTCTTCATGATCGTCGCCTCCAAGGGCGCCGCGGGCGTCACCGGAGCGGGGCTCGCGACCCTCGCGGGCGGTCTGCAGACCTACCGGCCCGATCTGGTCGACGGCGTCGGCGTCATCGTCGGCATCGACCGCTTCATGTCGGAGGCCCGCGCGGTGACCAACTTCACCGGCAACGCCGTCGCGACGCTCCTCATCGGAACGTGGACGAAGGAGGTCGACGCCGAGCAGGTCCGCGAGGTGCTCGCGGGTCGGCGCCCCTTCGACGAGAGCGCCTTCTCGGCCCGTGACGAGCACGGAGCCGCCGAGTCGGGCGCCGCAGCGGACGGAGCCGATGCGCCCACCACGCGCGAGCTCGAGCAGCTCGTCGACGGTGACGCGCGGGCCTCGGGCGCCGGACGCCGCTGA
- a CDS encoding ABC transporter ATP-binding protein has translation MTDRPPPALRAQGLSKHYGTGASRFDALRDVDLEIDPGECVAIVGKSGSGKSTLMHLLAVLDSPSSGSVSIHGTDAATLSGRELDRLRNREFGFVFQQFFMVPQSTVLENVALPLTIAGRGRRERRERSLAMLRMLGLEEKASARAATLSGGQKQRAVIARALSGDPSIIFADEPTGNLDSTTGTIVEETLLGLNRDRGITLVIVTHDEELAARCDRRITVRDGRIVDDSRSAVGAGAGR, from the coding sequence ATGACCGATCGACCGCCGCCCGCGCTCCGCGCGCAGGGTCTCTCCAAGCACTACGGCACGGGCGCGAGCCGGTTCGACGCGCTGCGCGACGTGGACCTCGAGATCGATCCGGGCGAGTGCGTCGCGATCGTCGGCAAGAGCGGCTCGGGCAAGTCGACCCTCATGCACCTGCTCGCGGTGCTCGACAGCCCGTCGAGCGGCAGCGTGAGCATCCACGGAACCGATGCGGCGACCCTCAGCGGGCGCGAGCTCGACCGCCTGCGCAATCGCGAGTTCGGGTTCGTGTTCCAGCAGTTCTTCATGGTGCCGCAGAGCACCGTGCTCGAGAACGTGGCGCTGCCCCTCACCATCGCGGGGCGCGGACGGCGCGAGCGTCGTGAGCGCTCCCTGGCGATGCTGCGGATGCTCGGCCTCGAGGAGAAGGCCTCCGCCCGCGCCGCGACCCTCTCGGGCGGGCAGAAGCAGCGCGCCGTGATCGCCCGCGCGCTCAGCGGGGATCCGAGCATCATCTTCGCCGACGAGCCGACGGGCAACCTCGACTCGACCACCGGCACCATCGTCGAGGAGACCCTGCTCGGCCTCAACCGCGACCGCGGCATCACGCTCGTCATCGTGACCCATGACGAGGAGCTCGCGGCACGGTGCGACCGCCGCATCACCGTGCGCGACGGCCGAATCGTCGACGACTCCCGCTCGGCCGTCGGGGCGGGGGCCGGGCGATGA